A genomic region of Desulfovibrio aminophilus contains the following coding sequences:
- a CDS encoding MFS transporter: MSEKQLTRQALLIFLLLCLAYLFVPFHRVSPAVMALDIMREMRIGAPAMGALASVFFFTFGAMQLPSGLLADSLGPRRTLPLFFFLAGAGAVIFGMAGSVAGLTIGRALMGFGLSVVFICGIKLISRWFPPQTFARMSGIYLGMGGVGLILGSGPMAQLCSLVGWRAGLLLSGGAGVILAVALWLWVRDSPEEMGLPSPVGMGRENGAQRAGAAELWHSVRTICASRDFWFIALWFFCQFGIHMSFGGLWGGPFLMDVHGLSRGQAGSVLTMMGLGMLAGGPLAGWLSDSVFRARRPVMLLNSFCLAALFAALALWGAALPLWALYLWFFGLAAFGMGSLSVGFASVRDLFGDKATGTGGGLLNTFPSFGVSLFQPLTGWILESQGRTASGGFTAGAYSLSCLLYIGVALAGLAGALLAREPMKRD, translated from the coding sequence ATGTCTGAAAAACAGCTTACGCGCCAAGCGCTGCTCATCTTCCTCCTGCTCTGCCTGGCCTACCTCTTCGTACCCTTCCACCGGGTCAGCCCCGCGGTCATGGCCCTGGACATCATGCGCGAGATGCGGATCGGAGCCCCGGCCATGGGAGCCCTGGCCTCGGTCTTCTTCTTCACCTTCGGGGCCATGCAGCTGCCCAGCGGGCTGCTGGCCGACTCCCTCGGCCCCCGGCGCACCCTGCCGCTGTTCTTCTTCCTCGCCGGAGCCGGAGCGGTCATCTTCGGCATGGCCGGATCCGTCGCCGGCCTGACCATCGGCCGGGCCCTCATGGGCTTCGGCCTCTCCGTGGTCTTCATCTGCGGAATCAAGCTCATCAGCCGCTGGTTCCCGCCGCAGACCTTCGCGCGCATGAGCGGCATCTACCTGGGCATGGGCGGCGTGGGCCTCATCCTGGGCTCCGGCCCCATGGCGCAGCTCTGCTCCCTGGTTGGATGGCGCGCGGGGCTGCTTCTGAGCGGCGGCGCCGGGGTGATCCTCGCCGTCGCGCTCTGGCTCTGGGTCCGCGACTCGCCGGAAGAGATGGGCCTGCCCTCGCCTGTGGGCATGGGACGGGAAAACGGCGCGCAGCGCGCGGGAGCCGCCGAGCTCTGGCATTCCGTGCGGACCATCTGCGCCAGTCGCGACTTCTGGTTCATCGCCCTGTGGTTTTTCTGCCAGTTCGGCATCCACATGAGCTTCGGCGGGCTCTGGGGCGGCCCATTCCTCATGGATGTGCACGGCCTGAGCAGGGGCCAGGCGGGTTCGGTGCTGACCATGATGGGCCTGGGCATGCTGGCGGGCGGACCGCTGGCCGGTTGGCTCTCGGACTCGGTCTTCCGGGCCCGGCGGCCGGTGATGCTGCTCAACTCCTTCTGCCTGGCCGCGCTCTTCGCCGCCCTGGCTCTCTGGGGAGCCGCCCTGCCGCTCTGGGCGCTCTATCTCTGGTTCTTCGGCCTGGCGGCCTTCGGCATGGGCTCGCTCTCCGTGGGATTCGCCTCGGTGCGCGACCTCTTCGGCGACAAGGCCACGGGCACGGGCGGCGGGCTCCTGAACACCTTCCCGTCCTTCGGAGTCTCCCTGTTCCAGCCGCTCACCGGCTGGATTCTGGAAAGCCAGGGGCGGACCGCCTCGGGCGGCTTCACCGCCGGGGCCTATTCCCTGTCCTGTCTGCTGTACATCGGGGTGGCCCTGGCCGGATTGGCCGGAGCCCTGCTCGCGCGGGAGCCCATGAAGCGGGATTGA